One genomic segment of Streptomyces sp. TLI_146 includes these proteins:
- a CDS encoding SpoIIE family protein phosphatase codes for MDEWPAPPGLGLALNRMGTFDWDLISGQLHMDRSALAVFDMEPEEYDGRPETLGSRVTPAEGTRLDALVSQALKNGSVHYGAYFRVRLRDGSARWTHTQGYVERDATGRPQRIIGVVRDATQELTEYSDRPTADDEEQRRSTSVVDSTTAALAHARTVQDVIDVLKGSHGLEHLGATSLVMGLLEAGRIHLVAEGPEDSFVPGTRWTRVDEQYPMSEVVRTLAPRFIQTADDFARSYPRLWPHISGLGITAAAYLPLIAQARPIGALGLLYSDKTGFTADERNLLVALGSSIAQSLQRAVLYEQEHDLAEGLQQAMLPRRIPEVPGAQIAVRYRSARLGRDIGGDWYDVIPLPGGRVGAVIGDVQGHDTHAAAVMGQLRIVLRAYAAEGHTPATVMARASVFLDELDTDRFATCTYAEADLSTGVVQLVRAGHVDPLLRYSDGSCRRLPVEGGLPLGLSAEFGRLEYPVTTVELDPGQTLLLYTDGLVEQPGADLDDGMQLLAALVRSGPGDLQELADRLCDVVDDRAGDDDVALLLLRRRALEAPRSGGRLQQHVAQNDPEALSSSRHMIRAAVRAWGARERADEIELAADELITNALMHTDGGAIVTVRVLAGPERRMRVEVEDRSSALPRRREAGDSGVSGRGLMLVDRLADVWGVESRGSGKCVWCEFIVPERAT; via the coding sequence ATGGACGAGTGGCCCGCGCCCCCCGGTCTCGGCCTCGCCCTCAACCGCATGGGCACCTTCGACTGGGACCTCATCAGCGGGCAGCTGCACATGGACCGGTCCGCGCTCGCCGTCTTCGACATGGAGCCCGAGGAGTACGACGGCCGGCCCGAGACCCTGGGCAGCCGGGTGACCCCGGCCGAGGGGACCCGGCTCGACGCCCTGGTCTCGCAGGCGCTGAAGAACGGCAGCGTCCACTACGGCGCCTACTTCCGCGTCCGGCTGCGCGACGGCTCCGCGCGCTGGACGCACACCCAGGGGTATGTGGAACGCGACGCCACCGGCCGCCCGCAGCGCATCATCGGCGTGGTCCGGGACGCCACCCAGGAGCTCACCGAGTACTCCGACCGCCCCACCGCCGACGACGAGGAGCAGCGCCGCAGTACGAGCGTGGTGGACAGCACCACGGCCGCGCTGGCGCACGCCCGTACCGTGCAGGACGTCATCGACGTGCTCAAGGGCTCGCACGGCCTGGAGCACCTGGGCGCCACCAGCCTGGTGATGGGGCTCCTGGAGGCGGGCCGGATCCATCTGGTGGCCGAGGGCCCCGAGGACAGCTTCGTGCCCGGCACCCGCTGGACCCGGGTCGACGAGCAGTACCCGATGAGCGAGGTCGTACGCACCCTGGCCCCCCGGTTCATCCAGACCGCCGACGACTTCGCCCGCTCCTACCCGCGCCTGTGGCCGCACATCAGCGGCCTCGGCATCACCGCCGCCGCCTATCTGCCGCTGATCGCCCAGGCCCGCCCGATCGGCGCCCTCGGCCTGCTCTACAGCGACAAGACCGGGTTCACCGCCGACGAGCGCAACCTCCTGGTGGCGCTGGGCAGTTCGATCGCGCAGAGCCTGCAGCGGGCGGTCCTGTACGAGCAGGAGCACGACCTCGCCGAGGGGCTCCAGCAGGCCATGCTGCCGCGCCGCATCCCCGAGGTGCCCGGCGCCCAGATCGCGGTGCGCTACCGCTCGGCCCGGCTCGGCCGGGACATCGGCGGCGACTGGTACGACGTCATCCCGCTGCCCGGCGGCCGGGTCGGCGCGGTCATCGGCGACGTCCAGGGCCATGACACGCACGCCGCCGCCGTCATGGGCCAGCTGCGGATCGTGCTGCGCGCCTACGCCGCCGAGGGGCACACCCCGGCCACGGTGATGGCCCGCGCCTCGGTGTTCCTGGACGAGCTGGACACCGACCGCTTCGCCACCTGCACCTACGCCGAGGCCGACCTGTCGACCGGAGTCGTCCAGCTGGTGCGGGCCGGACACGTCGACCCGCTGCTGCGGTACTCCGACGGCAGCTGCCGCAGACTGCCCGTCGAGGGCGGCCTCCCGCTGGGCCTGTCGGCCGAGTTCGGGCGGCTGGAATACCCGGTCACCACCGTCGAGCTGGACCCCGGCCAGACGCTGCTGCTCTATACCGACGGCCTGGTCGAGCAGCCCGGCGCCGACCTCGACGACGGTATGCAGCTGCTCGCCGCCCTCGTGCGGTCGGGGCCCGGCGACCTCCAGGAGCTCGCCGACCGGCTGTGCGACGTGGTCGACGACCGGGCGGGCGACGACGACGTGGCGCTGCTGCTCCTGCGCCGGCGCGCCCTGGAGGCCCCGCGGAGCGGCGGCCGGCTCCAGCAGCACGTGGCGCAGAACGACCCGGAGGCGCTGAGCTCCTCGCGCCATATGATCCGGGCCGCCGTGCGGGCGTGGGGCGCCCGGGAGCGGGCCGACGAGATCGAGCTGGCGGCCGACGAGCTGATCACCAACGCGCTGATGCACACCGACGGCGGCGCCATCGTGACCGTACGGGTGCTCGCCGGGCCCGAGCGGCGGATGCGCGTCGAGGTCGAGGACCGCTCCAGCGCCCTGCCGCGCCGACGCGAGGCGGGCGACTCCGGGGTGTCGGGGCGCGGCCTGATGCTGGTGGACCGGCTCGCGGACGTGTGGGGCGTGGAGTCGAGGGGCAGCGGCAAATGCGTGTGGTGCGAGTTCATCGTCCCCGAGCGCGCTACTTGA
- a CDS encoding Fpg/Nei family DNA glycosylase — MPELPEVEALRDFLATHLVGHRIARAQPVAISVLKTYDPPLTALDGRAVTGVGRYGKFLDIDADGLHLALHLARAGWLRWHDELPAGPPRPGKGPLALRVALEGGAGFDLTEAGTRKSLAAYLVRDPREVPGIARLGPDPLAPEFDRDRFAGLLAGERRQLKGALRDQSLIAGIGNAYSDEILHVARMSPFKQVDRLTDDETTTLYEAVRATLTDAVERSRGLGAGRLKAEKKSGMRVHGRTGEPCPVCGDTVREVSFADSSLQYCATCQTGGKILADRRMSKLLK; from the coding sequence ATGCCGGAATTGCCCGAAGTGGAAGCGCTCCGCGACTTCCTCGCCACGCATCTCGTCGGCCATCGGATCGCCCGCGCGCAGCCGGTCGCGATCAGCGTCCTGAAGACGTACGACCCGCCGCTGACCGCCCTCGACGGGCGTGCGGTCACCGGGGTGGGGCGGTACGGCAAGTTCCTCGACATCGACGCCGACGGCCTCCACCTGGCGCTCCATCTGGCCCGGGCCGGCTGGCTGCGCTGGCACGACGAGCTGCCCGCCGGGCCGCCGCGCCCCGGCAAGGGCCCGCTGGCGCTGCGGGTCGCTCTGGAGGGCGGCGCCGGGTTCGACCTGACCGAGGCGGGCACCCGCAAGAGCCTCGCCGCGTACCTGGTCCGCGACCCGCGGGAGGTGCCCGGCATCGCCCGGCTCGGGCCCGACCCGCTCGCCCCGGAATTCGACCGCGACCGGTTCGCCGGACTGCTCGCGGGGGAGCGGCGCCAACTCAAGGGCGCGCTGCGCGATCAGTCGCTGATCGCCGGGATCGGCAACGCCTACAGCGACGAGATCCTCCATGTGGCGCGGATGTCGCCGTTCAAGCAGGTGGACCGGCTCACCGACGACGAGACCACCACGCTGTACGAGGCGGTCCGCGCCACCCTCACCGACGCGGTGGAGCGCTCGCGCGGGCTCGGGGCGGGCCGCCTCAAGGCGGAGAAGAAGAGCGGGATGCGGGTGCACGGCCGCACCGGCGAGCCCTGCCCGGTCTGCGGCGACACGGTCCGCGAGGTCTCCTTCGCGGACTCCTCGCTCCAGTACTGCGCCACCTGCCAGACCGGCGGCAAGATCCTCGCCGACCGCCGGATGTCCAAGCTGCTCAAGTAG
- a CDS encoding zf-HC2 domain-containing protein codes for MRPLELHRDVGAYALGVLGVAETFRFEEHLAGCAHCARLLEELGSVEALLAAYARWTPPGVDPVAAPSPGLLHAALGAVGARLRARRRRRLGLLVAAAALVVGAPFAALGLMADPAAPHWTATASAPGVTATLAAAPAGFGTDVGLDVGGVRGPAVCTLVAVGRGGEEDTVATWAVQDGAQVTMRGAAALAPADISHFEVRTRDGARLATLTRSG; via the coding sequence ATGAGGCCGCTGGAACTCCACCGGGACGTCGGGGCGTACGCGCTCGGGGTGCTCGGTGTCGCCGAAACCTTCCGCTTCGAGGAGCACCTGGCGGGGTGCGCGCACTGCGCGCGCCTGCTGGAGGAGCTCGGGAGCGTGGAGGCGCTGCTCGCCGCGTACGCCCGCTGGACGCCGCCCGGGGTGGACCCGGTCGCCGCGCCGTCGCCCGGGCTGCTCCACGCGGCGCTCGGCGCGGTGGGCGCCCGGCTGCGGGCGCGGCGCAGGAGGCGGCTAGGGCTGCTGGTGGCCGCGGCGGCGCTGGTGGTGGGCGCGCCCTTCGCGGCGCTCGGCCTGATGGCGGACCCGGCCGCGCCGCACTGGACGGCGACCGCGTCGGCGCCCGGGGTGACGGCGACGCTGGCGGCCGCGCCCGCCGGGTTCGGCACCGACGTGGGGCTCGACGTGGGCGGGGTGCGCGGCCCGGCGGTGTGCACGCTGGTCGCGGTGGGGCGCGGCGGCGAGGAGGACACGGTGGCGACCTGGGCGGTTCAGGACGGGGCCCAGGTGACGATGCGCGGGGCCGCGGCGCTGGCGCCCGCCGACATCTCCCATTTCGAGGTACGGACCCGGGACGGGGCCCGGCTCGCGACCCTGACCAGGTCGGGCTGA